CGGCGGTTTGCTTTACCTTGCCATTCCTGGCTCCATCATTGCGTTTCTGGCCTACCTTGCGCTGGTAAACCGGGTTGGCGCGGGCAAGGCCGCCTATGTCACCGTGTTATTCCCGGTGGTTGCGCTTACCGTTTCAACCTTCCTTGAAGGTTATATCTGGACGGCAACGGGGGCCGCTGGCCTTGCTCTGATCCTGCTGGGGAACATCACCATATTTGCCCGCATTCCGGTGCGCAAACGCAAGATCGCGACATCGGAAATCGCGCAATAAACGCCAGAGCGGCAAAAACAAATAAACGTCAAGGTCCGCCCATAGCGAGCAGCCTGTCAAAACAGCCTTTATCCTTCCGGAATTGCACCAGTTCGCAGCAATGCCTGGTTCACATTCCGGGAGGATTAAATGCCATCAACCCCCATCAAGGCCAAATCCGTATTTAGCCCGCACACCCATAATGTTGCGGGAAAAGACAATACCCCAACCTGGCTTGACCACGCCCTAAACAGCCTCAATCGCTTCATTGATTATCTGGCGCAACTTTCCGGTACAAGCGAAAGAAAAAACGGCATAAAGCACCTGACAGATGCGCAACGTGCCGATATTGGCCTGCCAGCCAGAGGGTCAGACCTGACTGCCCGCCATCAGCCACCTTTTGCACCACGATTTTAAAATGGCGCGGGATGACAGAGTCCGAAGATGGCGAGCGCGAATTAAAAATTGGTCCTAGGCTTCGTTTCAGAAAACAATTTTCAGCGGAGCCTTCATGTCAAAAGCATCCCGGCGGCAGACAACTGCCCAACCCCAAATATCCCCATCCGAACAGGGCATTGATGGCCTGAGCTGGCTGATGCTGATTGTGTTGTCAGTGTTATGGGGCGGGTCGTTTTTCTTTACCGAGATCGCCCTGCGGGAATTGCCACCTTTCAGCCTGGTGCTGGCGCGTGTTGCATTGGCGGCCACCATTTTATGGCTGATCATTGGCCTGCGCCGCATCAGTTTGCCGCACACGCCCTCCGTCTGGCTGGGCTTTCTGGTCATGGGGATTTTAAACAATATGATCCCCTTTTCCCTGATTGTCTGGAGCCAGACCTATATCGCAAGCGGCCTTGCCGCGATTTTAAATGCCACTACCCCGCTTTTCACCCTGATCATCGCCCATATCGCCACCGATAGCGACAAACTGACCTTGCGCAAAGTCATTGGCGTGGTCACGGGTTTTGCCGGTGTCATCGTGGTTACCGGTATTCCGGCCCTTGATGCACTGCCGGGTTTAACAACTAACAATAATGAATCAGCCATATCCCTTGCCACCATCGCGCCTTTTGCCGTGCTGGCTGCGGCTGTTTCATATGGGTGTGCCGGTGTTTTTGGCCGTCGTTTCAAATCCGTTCCGCCAATTGTAACGGCAGCCGGGCAAACAACGGGCAGCAGCATCATGCTTGCACCGCTGGCCCTGATGGTTGATCAGCCGTGGCATTTGCCAATGCCGGGTATGCCCACGTGGCTGGCTGTGTTGGGAATTGCCAGTATTTCAACTGCGGCGGCCTATATCCTGTATTTCAAACTGTTAAACCGGGCGGGTGCCAGCAACCTTTTGCTGGTGACCTTTCTTATCCCGGTCAGTGCGATATTGCTGGGTGTTGGCTTTCTGGGGGAAACCCTTGAATTCACGGATATTGCGGGCATGCTGGTGATTGGGCTGGGCCTGGCAATTATTGATGGCAGGCCGATTAAATGGCTGCGCGGCAAGGCAAACAGCCGAACGACATAAAACCCGCGTTAATCACCCGCCAGTACCGAACAGCGCAACGCACCTGCGAAGCCGCGAGGTCGCAGTTTCGCGGGTGCGCCCTGTCACATTAGCATATCCCCAAAGGTTGACAGATGCGCCCCTGCACATGGTATTTTCATATTGTATACAAAATAATGATTCAGCCATGAAACTACCCTTCACCGGTTCTGGATCGTAATCATCCAGACGGAGCCTGCTGTGACTGAATGCCAAAAATGCGATGCCATGCCCCTTCCGCTGCCCCGGCATGGCAGGCTTTATGTCTGGCCACCCGTCGCCCATACAGCAGGCAAAATCATTTCGCAAATGCGCAAGACCGGGCATGAAGTTGTCAATAACGCATCCCTTACGACGATTTACGCGAATTTTGATATCGAAACCCTGCCCGCGATGATGCAGGCCCTTCATGATGTGCTGTTGCCCGAAGAAGCGCGGGATACCAAGGCCCTTGTCATGGACCAGGCCGCCGAACCCGGCATTGATGACATTGCCCATGTCACATCGATTTCGGCCATTCATGCGCGCATCGGTGCAAGCTGGCTGGTTGATGTGCTGGCGGAAAGCCGGTTGCGATCGGTTTTTCAGCCGATTTTTGCGGCATCCGACCTTAAAACACCCCACGCCCATGAATGCCTGATCCGCGCGATTGACAATAGCGGCGCCATGATCGCGCCCAACCGCCTGTTTGATGCCGCAAGTTCGGCTGACCTTTTATTTCAGCTTGACCGGGCAGCACGTGCCGCCAATGTGCGCAATGCCCACGCGGCTGGCATCGACAATGTATTTATCAATTTCACGCCGTCATCAATCTATGATCCCAATTCCTGCCTGCGATCGACGATCAATGTGGTGAATGAATGCGGCTTTGACCGCAGCAAGGTCGTGTTCGAGGTGATTGAAACCGACAAGGTCTATAGCGTTGACCATTTACGCGCGATTTTGAAATCCTATCGCGATTCCGGGTTCCGCGTTGCCCTGGATGATGTTGGGTCAGGCTATTCCACACTGAATATGCTGTCGCAATTGCGGCCCGATATCATCAAAATCGACCGGGAACTGATCGACCATGTTGACCAGGATATCTATAAACAGGCCATCACCAGCAAGTTGATCGATCTTGCCAAACAGATTGGCATCGAAGTGGTCGCCGAAGGTGTCGAACGCCAGGAGGAACTTGATTTCCTGCTTGATCGCGGGGTGGATTTTGTTCAGGGATTTTTGCTGGGTCGCCCTGCGCCAACCCGCTTTGGCGCAAATGCCCGATAACCGGGTAGCGACCTGATGCGCGATTGAAAAGTACCAATCCCAAGGGGCTGATAAATTTATCGGCCCTTTTTGTTTTAGAACAAATCAATTGCGCGCAAGGCAGGCTATAGACCGTTTCACAGGCAGTTCGCACATTGCGGGCAATGCAGTTATTCCCTCCTGCATGATGGACGCGCCTTGTCCGAACTGCCGATTTTCACACCG
The window above is part of the Thalassospira marina genome. Proteins encoded here:
- a CDS encoding DMT family transporter codes for the protein MSKASRRQTTAQPQISPSEQGIDGLSWLMLIVLSVLWGGSFFFTEIALRELPPFSLVLARVALAATILWLIIGLRRISLPHTPSVWLGFLVMGILNNMIPFSLIVWSQTYIASGLAAILNATTPLFTLIIAHIATDSDKLTLRKVIGVVTGFAGVIVVTGIPALDALPGLTTNNNESAISLATIAPFAVLAAAVSYGCAGVFGRRFKSVPPIVTAAGQTTGSSIMLAPLALMVDQPWHLPMPGMPTWLAVLGIASISTAAAYILYFKLLNRAGASNLLLVTFLIPVSAILLGVGFLGETLEFTDIAGMLVIGLGLAIIDGRPIKWLRGKANSRTT
- a CDS encoding EAL domain-containing protein, which translates into the protein MTECQKCDAMPLPLPRHGRLYVWPPVAHTAGKIISQMRKTGHEVVNNASLTTIYANFDIETLPAMMQALHDVLLPEEARDTKALVMDQAAEPGIDDIAHVTSISAIHARIGASWLVDVLAESRLRSVFQPIFAASDLKTPHAHECLIRAIDNSGAMIAPNRLFDAASSADLLFQLDRAARAANVRNAHAAGIDNVFINFTPSSIYDPNSCLRSTINVVNECGFDRSKVVFEVIETDKVYSVDHLRAILKSYRDSGFRVALDDVGSGYSTLNMLSQLRPDIIKIDRELIDHVDQDIYKQAITSKLIDLAKQIGIEVVAEGVERQEELDFLLDRGVDFVQGFLLGRPAPTRFGANAR